The genomic region ACCTGGATTACCGCTACGCGCTGCCAAGCAAGCATCATGAAGCTGGCTTTACACCAGAACTGCTGCAGGATTGGCTGGCCTTATTCAACAGCACGTTGGCCGACTTTCTTGACGATGAGGATCGTGCTGCCTGGATGGTGCATGCCGAACGGATTGGCCAATCGCTGATGCACTTCCATCACCATCCGCCGTCGGCCTTGTTGCTCGGTAATCTCGCTAAAGAACTGTAAAAGCCATTAGCCCATATTCCGAACTACCCTGACGAACTATTCCTTGTATCGCCCCGATTGAATCGCTGAATCAGTCAACCTTCTTCCTTGCCACACATACGCTTCACGCGCACCGGCACTGTAAGCCAATTCGAGCAATGCGCGCTTTTCGATCTCGGTCAATCCGCCATCCCAATCCACGAGTGAGTGTAAGATCACGATAGGTGAGGGACGAATGAAGCGGTTGGTATGCATTCTCCTGATCGATTCTTGAACCAGTTTTTCCGCCACCACAAAGTCATGCAGCACCATTCTGGGGTGGTCGAATGGCCATACTCGGTCAGTTGCGGTCGCATTCCCTCTGCTCTCACCGTCAGCGATAATCTTTCGGTTCCCTTCACTGCCACCAATATCAACACAGGCCGGATACGATTCACTCTTCCGACTCGCGATGTCACGAACATGAATCGTCCGACGATCAAACTCGATCAGGATGGGGCCAGAAGAAAATAGCGCTCTGACAAACTGGGTAAGCATCATCAAGTTTTCGGTAGCGTTACACCAGTCTGTCCCTGATATTTGCCGCCGCGATCG from Permianibacter aggregans harbors:
- a CDS encoding group III truncated hemoglobin, whose protein sequence is MTNACAATGNVLAEKLGRERVARIVHHFYARVREHPRLKVPFLQHVQDWPQHEAIISHFWWVMLGGEKYLDYRYALPSKHHEAGFTPELLQDWLALFNSTLADFLDDEDRAAWMVHAERIGQSLMHFHHHPPSALLLGNLAKEL
- a CDS encoding rod shape-determining protein; the encoded protein is MMLTQFVRALFSSGPILIEFDRRTIHVRDIASRKSESYPACVDIGGSEGNRKIIADGESRGNATATDRVWPFDHPRMVLHDFVVAEKLVQESIRRMHTNRFIRPSPIVILHSLVDWDGGLTEIEKRALLELAYSAGAREAYVWQGRRLTDSAIQSGRYKE